The following DNA comes from Strix uralensis isolate ZFMK-TIS-50842 chromosome 28, bStrUra1, whole genome shotgun sequence.
GCTGAGACCTGTCACAAACACACTCAGGAGGCAGCGCTGGCCTGGCAGAAAGCTGAGGCTTTAAAAGAAATCTACTTCAATGGGAGCTCGAAACAGCCGGGAGCAAACCTTGCTGTGCAGAGATGACTGCAGAGGTGAGCAGGGGCATTTATTCCTACTTTAGGGCACAGATGTGTGGAAAAGGCTGGAATGGAGTTTCTGCAGCAAACTGACTGTCAACCACCAAAGGCAGAGTTTAACTGATGTCATTAAGAGGGGACAGGGGTGGGCACAGAGACTCCTGCAGCTTTGTCATAAACTGCAGCTCCAATTCTTTTTCATTAGTAATTAATTCTGGACACTGATTCCTCCTAAATTGTTCCCATCAAATACAGGCAACAGAAAAATCTTCTTGTTCCAGTTACCTGCAATGCAGGGCAGAAATTGGAGGTATCATTGGGGTTGCTGTAATCGTACTCGCCTATCTTATCTTCATGATTCAACGAGCTGTCCAGCTCAGATGTCCTGCAGAGCTACAAAGACCAGGGGTCAGAAAAAGTCTAAATAATTCCCCAAGCAATGCCTGCGCCTTGTTCCTTCATCACTTCCCCTATTCCCAGCCTGCtggcccttcctcctcctcacccaccAGCCCTCCAGCAAGCCCCTGGTAAAGCACAACAGCTAAGCACAGCGGGTCAGTGCAGTGAGAGACAtgcagaatcccagaatcatctgggttggaaaagccctggaagctcctccagcccaaccatgaacctcacactgaccgttcccaactccaccagatccctcagcgctgggtcagcccgactcttcaacccctccagggatggggactccccccctgccctgggcagcccattccaacacccaacagccccttctgcaaagaaatccttcctaagagccagtctgaccctgccctggcgcagcttgaggccattccctcttggcctgccgctggttccttggctcaagagactcatcccccctctctgcaccctcctttcagggagttggagagggccaggaggtctcccctcagcctcctcttctccagactaaacccccccagttccctcagccgctcctcataagacgtGCTGGCCATCTCCAGCCCTGAGGAGCAGCCCAAAGTACTTCAAGCACTTGGTGAAGATGGTTTTGTGCATGGAATCATTGTTAACAGGCTTTACGAAAAGTCTACCTTAACAGCCGGTTTGAGGAACAGCTGGAGAATGTTGTTAGGGTCATAGTTGAAGTCTGTGGGAAGCGTGGTGCTCTTCACATTCTGGCTTTCCAGAATTGATTTGGCTAGAGTTATAGATGCCTGGGGAAGGTAATAAATACCATTACCCATGAGTTATCCACTACTTGGAAGATTAATGCACAAATAAGCGCTTTGAACGCAAGTCTTCATCTGAAAGGGGGCAAGTTCTGAGATGCCTCTGAAAAGGAATTCCACAGGGGTCAGTCAGGGCACCCAGTGGGTTCTGCACAGCACCTGGGACACGCAGCTGGACCCGTAGGGTCTCGCTGACAGTGTATACACCTGGTTCTCCACCCCAAGGCTGATAAAACTCTCTACTTATAATGTAACCTGGAGTTGACTTCAGACGCCAGTTCCAAGACACGTTGATATAGCAAAAGAGAGAGCAGCAAGAGGCAGAAACTCAGCACGTACCTTGGTTTTACGGAAATATGTGTCAAAGTCAATATCCTCATCAAAGTTTATTTCAAACGCTTTCTTTGCATTCCTTTTCTTGGTCTCTTTTTCAGAGTTATCATCTgctgcagaaaggaaggaaactgTCAGTGCTTTGTGACAGAGTAAGGACAACAAGCTCACTCCCAACTTGAGCATCTGCTCCATGCAGAAATGTCACCTACAAGGACTTTTCCCTGTGTTACAGGAAAGCAATAGGTGTTGTTCTCACAGCTTCATGTTTTAAAGGGATCAGTATCtttttataaaagcagaaagtGTAATTTAGTCTTCAGTTTTTATGCAAAAGGTGGGAAATGACAGCAGAGGCTGCACTTGTACTAGCATCCCCTGTTGCTGGAGTGAGAGACACCCCCTCAACTTTAAGCATCATTAACAAACCCAAACACTAGAGAATGTATTAGACACCAAAGGATCTGCACGTGACCGAGAGCCTTCCTGGTGCCTGAACTCGGTACTGCTTCCCACCCAGCTAGAAAAGAGCCACATAGGCTTGTCCCCTTCTTTACTGTCCTTACTTTACAACTCAGACACCTCCCGTCTCCAAAATTAAGCAGAATGTGGCAGTAGCCGTAGCGTACGCGCCGCTGTCTCTAAATACCTACGTTTATGTCGAGGTTTGAAACGCCAGTGCTCCGGCCCAGCCCACATCGAGAGAATTCGGGGACTGAAGTAGGAGTATTCCCCAGGTTTCATGGAGAGATGAAGGCACATGGTCCCAATGTCTCCCTCTCCAAAAGGGGCCGCATCAGTTCTGGAAAAAGCAGACATGCTCAGTGAAATCATTCCTCTGGTGCACACCAGGCCTGAGCGCGCATTTAATATCAAGACCAGCTCTGTACAGACATCGCCCACCCCCTCAGCCGGTGCGTGTACAGGACTCTTGCTCTTTAATCACTGAATGGTGCTGTCTGGAGTCTGTGGGGCTGCTGCAAAAACACAGGTGGATTTGCCAAAGGACAGGCTGGAAACTGGGGAGCAGAGTGAGCAGGCGAGCCATCACTCTGGGAAACGTGACCATACAAAAAGGTCCTCTTGGAGGGTAGAGATATTCCTCAAAACTTGAGCAGAAAGCAAGCTATAGCAAGATGGGAAACACGTACACAGTAAATCAAAGATTCCCCAGAGAGCAGCCAGAAGTTGTCATTTCCTATCATAGGGAGAGATTTTCAGTGATTACTTACATTGTGCTCTGGCTGGCTGTTTTGATGGAGTTAAGGTTTTCTGAGAATTCCCCAATCTTCTCAGCCACTGTACTCTTGGGGGAGTCACAATTGAAGTCGTCATGCGGCAGGGTGGGAACACAGTCCTCCACATCGCTGTCTATCTCCGCGTTGATATCAAACACTTGGTTGCTCTTCTTAAATTTATCCAACAGGGCTGCCACCGACTGTAGGAGAAGAAggtgctcaggaaaaaaaatgcaggacaTCAGCAGCCCTGGAGCACAACATCCCCCTGCCCTGTGTGTGTCGGAGATGGCTTTGGAGGTGAGCGCAGAGCACAGCTCGAGCAgcccagctggggcagagctAACAAACGTACCTCCTCGTGGGACTCGGCATCCCACTTTGTAAACTGGAAATCAGCCAGCGAAGAGCAGATGAGGCGTTTTTCAATGCACTGTGCTAGCAGGGCTAGAGACAAGGAGAGCAAGGGGGAGAGATTAAATTTAGGAGGAAGCAACCAGTACCTAAACCAAGGGCCAGGCATTAAAATATTCCTAAAGCCACATATGGAGGCAGCCCTTCTTGCACATAGGGTGGTGCAGGGCTTGCTACAAAAGCAGTCAGGCTCATTTCTCAGCAGAAAGGGAGAGATCAGTTGCTACCCTAACTTGAGCGTGGGCACAACGCTGAGAATCTTATCAGAGCAGCAAGGTTTCGTAGCATGTACAGGCTCAGAACAGTCTAAGAAGATCAGTCCTTAACCTGGAGCACACTAATCTCAACCGCTGCACAGCCCAGACCACGTTTAAGTGCTGTGTGACAGACCTGCCAGCGGTTAAGCTACGCTTAGTGATCTAAAACCTACAAAAGGTCCTGTTTCTCCAGCAACCAGCCTCAACTCCATCAAGATCAGAGCAGTGGTGCCACAGGGTAGTCAAGCAGCGAACAAAAGCACAAGTCAAGCTGGCTGAGACTAAAATGAGCATGTCTGGGAGATGATAAGGATCAAAAGGTCTGGATGGGCCCCTTTGCTTAGCGGTTATGGGCACTTACACTTTAAATCTATCACTTTCACAGGATCAGAGTTTGGCAGCACGACTGTCTCTGAGGAAGGGAGAGGCACGATCTTCGAGTCAAAGAGGAGCTCGCTCTGGCAGCTTTGGGTACGCAGCCCGGTGAGGAAAATGCCAGCTGTGCTGCATTCATCAAAAGATGCGGCTGTTTTCTGGAACATGGGATCAATCTACAGGTACGGAACGAAGCAGAGAATCAAGGAATGGAGTGGATGGAGGGGGTGAAGCAGGTCTCTGCAGCAGACTTCCAAGTACAGATCCGAAGGGAGAACGACCCACGTATCTTTTTCAGCGAGGAGAGAGCTCTCACAGCTGCCTCACACAGGAGGGATATACGTGACTGGAAACAGCAGAATTCACAGACGGGCGTGTGAATGTTAGAGCCCAAGAGAGGAATGCACAATAAGGAAgacaataaaaatgagaaagatgaGGCGACATCTCCTTTCCTCCACCAGAACGCAGCTGGTGCAGCAGCCCCCCTCCACCCACCTCACATCTGCGATTAGTCTCCGACAAATTGATGTTATTCAAGTTCTGCTCGATGGTTTTGAATGAGTGCTTCTTCTTTGTCTGAACTCTCTTGACAGCCTCAGGAGCAGGActgtcttctaaaagaaaaagaacaaattacaCTTAGACAACTTGCTAAAATACCCTAAGAGGGATAGCACAGCTTCTACTTCAGTTTGtacaataaacacagaaaaacccAGTGGACACAAAGTCACACAATTAGGTAACTATTAGCATGAACCACCAATGTTTTATTGGCTGGatgctgtgtttctttttaatcgACTCTATTTTATCTTAACAgcacatttctgtttcaaagcaaagGACAGCAAAGAGCGGAGAACTTCATTCTTAACGTTTCAGATCAGGCCACCTTTGGTTTGTGTTCAGATCTGAGAGGTCGAATCGCTGAATACAGGATTGAGCAACAGATTCAGGTTCTCACCTCAACCCTCCCTCCTCAAGCGCCCAGGCAAACTAATTAGTGATATCCCAGCCCTTGAAAAATGAAGTCAGTTGTACTGTCCCAGATGTACAAAGCGCTTCGACACTCACGGGTGCTCTGTAAGCCCACCGACATTTCTCTTAAGCACACGGAATGGGAACAGCTTAACAGAAAATGAGTGAGTGACACACCTTCTGAGCTGTCTGTGTTTTTTGCAGGTGCCGAGTCCGTGCCCAAACCTCCAAGAACTTTGTACGTATCCGTATGGACCGCATCCACGCGCACGGAGTAAATCTTCGCGCTGGCATCAAGCGTGCCAGCTGCTACCTGACAGGAGGAACAAAGGATGCAACTTTtagttagaaaggaaaaagtctCATCTAGAAGATGCAACTGCAGAAGACAAACCGCAGACCTGAATTTCTGAATCCTCTGTATTACAAGCAAAATCGTGAACAACCGGAAAAGGATTTATTCTGAAACCCACTGGAGAACTAGGTGCACAGCAAGGGTCGAGATGTGTCTTCCCTGTCAGAGCCTACAGTTTGCCTTATAGGGTCTTTTGGAAGGGATCACacagaatgctttaaaaattgccAAGATTAAGCAATGGGGAGAAGCAGAAAGGTATCTGCCAAGAGacttctctcctctacctctcctGGGTTATCCTCTTGGTATCATTCTGGTTTCCCAAATTACAAAGTCAAAAGAGGTGAAGCACAGGAGGTGCCAAGTGCCCTTTTCAAtcacagaccccccccccagaAGGCGAAGAATCACCCACTGAAAACCTGTGCACTCTTTTCTGCCCCTTCCTCAGTTCCATCAACCAAAAGACAGCTAGCTCAGGGGTTCCTCAAGGCCACACTCAAAAGCCCAGCCATTTGTTCATTCATCCAAGAATTCAGTTTCCCCTCCTAGCATCAGGCAACTATTACAGCGAGCAAGTCTTTGCCCTGGCAAGTTCTTAATTCTTAGACCAGTATTAGACCAGGAGTTAGCCACACTAACTTCCTTTCGTTTTCAGCCTTGTTTTGTTACTGGTTGTAACACCTGGTATTTACCTCACAAGCCTCACAAGTCTTACTACTTTTAAACAAGCTCTCCTTTTGAAAGACCATAACTGAAAGAATTCAGCCTTTAATTTCTGTGGCACAAAAGGATTCAACACTAAGCTTCTGCAAAAAGTGACTGTGCTGCCTCTACCAGATATTTTCAGTGGAAGTAACCAGCTCAGCTACCTTCAGCAATATTTTAGGTTTGTTATTGACGAAACCTTAGGTTAAATGCCAGCTGGAGACAAAGCACTGCCGTGACCAGGCTGCGATTCCTCTCACCTTGAAGTTGGTCACTTCAGAGTCCTTCTGTTTCAGGATGTCAGTTATATAGTCTATCAGGTGTAAGCCAAAGGCATTCCTCGTGgtgattttctgaaaaaaagcacagctcAGAACTGATCCCCTGGCAAATGATACCTGTGAAAAGTGTCTGAACCCTCATCTCACAGGGGAGTTTACAGCACGAGTGAGGGGATGCCCATGTGCTGCTTTGTTACTGCT
Coding sequences within:
- the NCAPH gene encoding condensin complex subunit 2 — translated: MSVRTPQGAPVASPAPRPLGGSGTPVLAECPGNDDEQERRQRRRSRVADLQLSSTDSSLGLGSPASRQAQLWLPTLSQWTNSQISDHYSTCIKLSTENKITTRNAFGLHLIDYITDILKQKDSEVTNFKVAAGTLDASAKIYSVRVDAVHTDTYKVLGGLGTDSAPAKNTDSSEEDSPAPEAVKRVQTKKKHSFKTIEQNLNNINLSETNRRCEIDPMFQKTAASFDECSTAGIFLTGLRTQSCQSELLFDSKIVPLPSSETVVLPNSDPVKVIDLKSLLAQCIEKRLICSSLADFQFTKWDAESHEESVAALLDKFKKSNQVFDINAEIDSDVEDCVPTLPHDDFNCDSPKSTVAEKIGEFSENLNSIKTASQSTITDAAPFGEGDIGTMCLHLSMKPGEYSYFSPRILSMWAGPEHWRFKPRHKPDDNSEKETKKRNAKKAFEINFDEDIDFDTYFRKTKASITLAKSILESQNVKSTTLPTDFNYDPNNILQLFLKPAVKLCRTSELDSSLNHEDKIGEYDYSNPNDTSNFCPALQAPDSDDDDGNDPIEFMGQSGKFNLTAHPELNGLVGDADITTYGGLNLIAEPQKVNKIAIQYAKTAKKMDMKRLKKNMWDLLTDTQKNQTVAEMEDAEKEKNTSVVAGEKALSSITKELLHRLPSAMANNLSVPLAFVCLLHLANEKNLKLEGTEDLSDVLVKQGN